The Lactuca sativa cultivar Salinas chromosome 2, Lsat_Salinas_v11, whole genome shotgun sequence genome includes the window accaaaaggaggagccggtacaagaaagaaaaccaagtttggaagAGATGCTTACCAAGTTTGTAGCTGCTTCAGAAAAGAGACATAATGATCATGATGctgcaatccaagaaacaagaaCAATGCTAAGAAACCAACAAGCATCTATCCACAACATTGAGACACAGCTGGAGCAACTTGCTCAACAGATTAATCAAAGATCACCAGGAGAACTTCCTAGTAAAACCGAAAACAACCCACGAGGCGCGCACATAAATATAGTcacaacaagaagtgggaagataatTACTTATCTGGCCCCTATTCAGACTGAATTGCAAAAGAATTGCGCACATAAAATCTGCATGGtacagaccctactcgccgagtccagaatatggactcgacgagtccactgccAAACCCGAAAAATCAGATTCCTGAAAAGCCCTTTCAGCCTCCAATGCCATATCCAGCCCGAGCTAAGCAAGAAAAGCAGGAAGAGGAATACCAAAAGTTTCTTGACCATATAAAAgctcttcaaatcaacataccATTCATCGAAGCAGTTGCGCAAATGCCAAAATATGCAAAATTGCTCAAGGAGCTTCTAACCAATAGAAGGAAGATGGAGGAAGTGAAAGAAGTAGTTCTTAATGAAAACTGCTCAGCTACCATGCTAAACAAACTACCAAAGAAGAAGGGTGACCCGGGAAGCTTGACTTTGCCTTGCCAATTTGGTAACTTGGCTACCATTCATGCTTTGGCTGATTCGGGAGCAAGTGTGAACCTCATGCCTTATTCATTTTTCAAGAAATTGGATCTCCCGGAACCAAGGCCAATTCGAATGGCAATTTACTTAGCAAATAAAACAGTCACATTTCCAAGAGGAATATGTGAAGACTTATTGGTAAAGGTGGACAAGTTCATGTTTCCCGCAGACTTTAAAATTCTAGACATGGAAGTGGATCCTCAAGTCCCGATCATCCTTGGAAGACCTTTCCTTAACATGGTAAGTGCTATAGTGGACATGAGAGACTTGAAGCTTACTCTACGGGTGGGGGATGATTCAGTCACTTTCAGGGTTGATCAAGCTATGAAGCATGCGAGGAATAGTGATGACACGACGTTCTCGATTGACATGTTTGATGAATTGATGGAGGAATGCGATAATGAAGATCCAAACAAGTCCACCACCTACTTTGATGAAGAATTTGATGCTGAAAAAGACTTACTGGAAATCTAGAGACTGCTGGaagaagctgagtatgaagaattaGTGAAAAATTATgatcaagctactcgccgagtagacccgaTCTACTCGCAGAGTCCATTTGAAGAAACAAAATAATTCGTAACTTCTGCagaagactcaccgagtcccttacCTATACTCAGCGAGTATAACATGCAGAATGCAAAAACAGAGCTCAAAACATTACCAGATCACTTGGAGTATGCTTTCCTTGAAGATGGTCATCAAAAACCAGTTATAATAGATTCTAACCCCTCCAAATATGAAAAAGAAGAATTAGTTCAAGTCTTGAAGAAGCGAAAACGGGCCATAGCATGGAGCATTACCGATATCAAGGGAATAAGCCCCTTTTATTGTTCACACAAGACACACATAATCTTCCAATCATGCCAATAGTTAGATTATTCATCAATGTTGTAATTCCTAATCGGTTGACTCTATAATTTGTtaacattattcacaattagtttaaacttcacactcataatcctaaaTGGATGTTTCTCACACCGTTAATCGTAATAAAAAATTGTTCTCGCTTTATAGACTTATTCGAAGGATTTTTGACTTAATCACATTGAATGTATTTATGtggttagatttttttttatccatataactcataatataaatGTTTGgctattttattttatagtttttgatttAATCGCATTGAACGTGTATGAATGTTTGGctttattttaatgttaatatcaattatcaatatatgaaattattaatgTCAATTTTTTTTAGAAGTTTTACATTTTTATTGAATGTTTTCGATTTTGAAAATGACTATGTGTTATCTCATTCTGACTATCAAGTGTACACATTTTCTTTTATTACTATAAGTTAGGTTACAAACATTGGCGTCGAGGACTTTTTTGTATtccgtttttattttttatgtaaatATACTTTCtccatttatattattttgaacattatggttaaccaatattaacTATTAACCGAAACCGTTAATTGACAAAAACCATTAACCATACCAAGTGGCTACCAAAATGCATTAACCAAACAAAATCGCCTCATACACACCCCTAATTTACATGATTAAATATATAACTTTTaagcatttttttttaaaatgaccaaTGTGCACTTGAATCAAATGTGAAAAATATAATAAACCTCAGGGGACCAATCTTGAAACTTCAAAATTTAAACCATAAacatgttctttttttttttttcataaatgatCTGCAACATGAGTAAccatgtttttatatatatatatatatatatatatatatatatatatatatatatatatatatatatatatatatatatatatatatatatatgtatgtatgtgtgtgtgcccATGCAAATCAGTAGCGATAAATAGTTTTTTTGACAAATAGCTTTCTTAcgggaaaataattattagattttattattagttattatataataaaaaaaattatcacttttaattaaaatatttatgttaGAACATATATTTATATTGTATGTTTATAAATAT containing:
- the LOC128132488 gene encoding uncharacterized protein LOC128132488, whose product is MLTKFVAASEKRHNDHDAAIQETRTMLRNQQASIHNIETQLEQLAQQINQRSPGELPSKTENNPRGAHINIVTTRSGKIITYLAPIQTELQKNCAHKICMPPMPYPARAKQEKQEEEYQKFLDHIKALQINIPFIEAVAQMPKYAKLLKELLTNRRKMEEVKEVVLNENCSATMLNKLPKKKGDPGSLTLPCQFGNLATIHALADSGASVNLMPYSFFKKLDLPEPRPIRMAIYLANKTVTFPRGICEDLLVKVDKFMFPADFKILDMEVDPQVPIILGRPFLNMVSAIVDMRDLKLTLRVGDDSVTFRVDQAMKHARNSDDTTFSIDMFDELMEECDNEDPNKSTTYFDEEFDAEKDLLEI